Below is a genomic region from bacterium.
ACGTGCACCCCGTCTCGGCCGTCGACGGCGTGTCGCTGCCCGCCTGTCCCGGGCCCGCGACCGTCGCCGCCCAGCAGGCTTTCGCCGCCCTCATGGCCGAGACCCTGGACCCCTAGCCCCCGGAGGCCGCCGCCGCACCGGGACCTCCGGGCTCTCAGAAGCAGGCCTCGTGAACGATGGGGTACGGGTTGATGTGGTTGCCCCGCCCCCCGAGGTGGTACTCGAAGTGCAGGTGCGGGAGCCCGGCGGCGTTGCCCGAGTCGCCCACGTAGCCGATCACGGCGCCCGCAGGCACCCAGCCCACGCCGACGTTCTCGTACGCCGACAGGTGCGTGTTGTAGTAGTAGTTGCCCGAGTCGGCGAAGAGGTAGGCCGAGTTCCCGCCGATGCGGTTGGCCCGGTGCTCCACGCGCCCGCTCTCGACGGCCAGCACCGGTGTCCCGGTCGGTGCGATGAGATCGTTGCCCTTGTGCCAGCCGCCGTAGTGGCGGGGATCCCCGAAGTCGTCGAAGTGGCTGAACGGTCCGGCCAGCGGGCACACCCAACCGCTCGCAGCCGCCAGCACCGGCAGGCCGGCGACCGGCGCCGCCGCGTCGCCCGGCTCGCCCGGCCTGACCGGCGGGATCGCACCGGCGCCCGGCTCCGCCTGCGGGGCGTCCGGCGCCGCCGCGGCTGCCCGGGCGACCTCCTCCCCGGCGACCCGGGCGGCCTCCTGCCTCGCGACCTCCGCGGCGGCCGCCGCGGCCGCCGCGGCGCGTGCCGCCTCCAGGCGGCGCGCCTCCTCGGCCTGCCTGCGGCGCAACTCCTCCGCCAGGCGCCGGCGCTCCTCCCCCTCGAGCGCATCCAGCAACCTGTCCTGCTCATAGAGGCGCGGCGCTATTTCCAGGTACACCGACCCGATGGCGTTCAACTCCGCCTGCACCTCGGCGGCGGCGGCGGCGGCCTGGCTGATCAACTCCTGCTGGTGCCGGGCGCGCTCGGCGAGCAGCGCCTGCGCCTGATCCAGGTCGTCGCGGGCCCTGCGGTAGTCGTCGATGATGTCGAGGGACCCTTCGCTCACGAAGCGGGCCAGGGCATCCACCGCGGCCTGGCGGTTGATGTCGTCGCCGGCCAGGATCGACGGGGGCGTCGTGGAGTCGATGTAGCGCTGCACGGCGATCTCGATCATCTGCTGGCGCAGCGCGGCCACTTCGGCGTCGATCCCGGCGACGCGCTGGGACAGCTCCACGATCTCGACGTTCAGCTCGTACAGGGCCAGATCGGCCTCCCAGTAGCGGGCGCCGGCTGCGTCGGCGCGCGCCTGGGTGGCGATCATCTGATCGAGGTACTCGTCGATCTCGTCCTGCAGCGCGGACACGGTGGCGCGCACCTGGTCCAATTCGCTCTGCGCGCCGGACGCCGAACTCATCACCAGCACCAGAACGACCGGCAGCGCCCACAGCACCTTCCGGCGCACGACGTTCAGCCGGGAGGCGCTCAACCTAGAGAACGTCGCTCTCATCCCTGATGTCACCCACGAGGGACTCCAGCACGTCCTCAAGGGTCACGAGACCCACCGTAACGGTCCCCTCGCGAACCAGGGCCACGTGCACCCGGTGCCGCCGCATCAATCGCAGGAGATCCTCCAGCGGCAGGTCGCGGCGCACCATGAGAGCCCGCCGGACGCAAACGGCGGGAACCGCCTGGGACCAGCGCTCGGGCGGGACCGTCAGCAGGTCCTTGGCATGCACGAACCCCTCGGGACGGTCGGGATCGCCCAGCAGCAGCCGGGAGTGCCCGCTGGCCACCACCGTCGCCTCCGCCTCGGCCACGCTGGCGGCCCGCGGGATGGCACAGATCCGCTCCCGGGGCACCATGATCGACGCCACCGGGCGCTCGCCCAGCTCCAGCGCAGAGGCCAGCAGCGTGTGCTCGAACTCTGTGAGCAGGCCGCCGGTGCGCGACTCGGCCAGCAGCTCGGACAGCTCAGCGGGCGTGCGGGCGCTGGACGTGCGATCCACCGGGACCACGCCGCACAGGCGCGAGAGCACCGCCACGAGCCACTCGAGAGCCCGGATCACCGGCCGGAACGCCCCGACGAACAGCCGGTGCACCGGCGCCAGCCACATGGCCAGGCCATCGGGATTGCACAGGGCGGCGTTCTTGGGGACCATCTCACCGATCAGCACGTGGGCGAAGACCACGATGGCGATCGCCACCGCCACGCTGACGCCGTGGCCGAATCCCCCGAGGACACCGTCGAGCAGGCGCGCCACGGCCGGTTCGACCACGTAGCCGAGCCCCAGGGCGGTCATCGTCAGCCCGAGCTGCGCGCCGGCGAGCTGCATGCCCAGATCCCCCATTGCCCGCACCGCCACCCGGGCGCGCCGGTTGCCGGACTCGGCCAACACCTCCAGGCGGCTGCGTGACGCCGCCACGAGCGCGAACTCCACGGCGGTGAAGAAGGCGTTGCCCGCCAGCAGCACGACCGCCACCAGCAGCGCCAGGACGGTCACGGCCGTCGCCGCCCGGTCTCGGCGACCCGCACGGTCACGATCCGCCGCCGCACCATCTCGGCGACCTCGAAGCGCCAACCCTCCCAGGAGAACGAGTCGCCGACCACCGGGATCCGCCCGAGCCGGTACAGCACGAACCCGGCGAGGGTCTCGTAGGGGCCATCGGGCGTGCGCAGGCCGCAGGCCTCCTCGATGCCGTCGGCGCGCAGGTCGCCGGCCAGCAGCCATTCGCCCGGCGGAGCCGGCGGGGTGAGCTCCGCGACCGGGTCGTGCTCGTCGTCGATCTCCCCGACGATCTCCTCGGTGATGTCCTCGGCGGTGATGATCCCCGCGGTGCCGCCGTGCTCGTCCACGACGACCGCCAGGGACTGGCGCCTGCGACTCATCTCGCTCAGCAGGCTCCGCAGGTCGGCGCTCTCGGGCACCGCCCACACGTCGACCATCATCTCCTCCACCGTGATCGTGTGACGCTCGGCGGGCGGGACGCGGTGGACCGCCTTCACGTGCACCACGCCCCGCACGTCGTCCAGGTCGGCGTCGGCGACCGGGAAGCGCGAGTGACCGCTGGTGACCGTGGCGTCCACCAGATCGGCCATCGTGTCGGTGGCGCCGACGGTGATCACCTCCACACGCGGCACCAGGGCGTCGGCGGCGGTCTTGGCGCCGAAGCGGATCGAGCGCGTCAGCAGCGTCACATCCTCCGGGTCCAACTCGCCGCTGCTCCCCGCCGAGCGGATGACGTGCTCGAGCTCCCGCAGGGTCCGCACCGACCGGAGTTCGCCGATGGGTTCGAGTCCGGCGAGGCGCACGATCCGGTCGGCGGTGCCGTTGAACAGCGTCACGAACGGCCACGTGAGGTAGCCGTACAGGCGCAGCGGCCTGGCACACAGCAATCCCACCGGCAGAGGCCGCGAGATGGCCAGCATCTTGGGCAACTGCTCCCCCGCCACGAGGTGCACCACCGTCGCCAGCGCCAGGGCCACGGCCACGGCCACGGCGTGAGCCGAGGACTCGCTCAGCACCGCTCCGAAGGCCCCCAGCAACAGCTCCGCGATCAGCGGTTCGGCAACCCAGCCCAGCAGCAGGGACATGACCGTGATCCCCAACTGCGCAGCCGAGAGATGGAACGTGAGTCGCTCGGTCACCCGCAGCAGGCTCTGGGCCGACCGGCGCCGGGCGCGCCGGGCGCCGCGCGCCGCCTCGGTGAGCGGACCGCGCGACACGGAAACAGCAGAAAACTCCGCCGCGACGAAGAAGGCGTTGGCGCCGATCAGCGCGACGACCGCAAGAAGTCCGAGTGCGACTCTGATCGCCCGGCAGTCTATCGGCGGGGGGCCATCGGCCCGGGGAGCAGGAGGGTCGGCGGTAGCATCCGGTGCCATCACCGCTGCCGTCGACATCGACCCGGACACCAGCAAGGGTTGGCTGCGGCGCCTGTGGCCGATCGTCTCCGCACACCGCTCGCTCCTGGCGTTCGGCGCCGCTTGCGGAATCGTCGCCCTCGTCACGCAGGTGGCCGTCCCCGCGGTGGCCCGCGAGGCCATCGACGCCGCCGGCGACGGTTTCGGCGACCGGCTGCGGACCCTCTGCATCCTGCTGGGCGCCCTGGCGGTCGCCCGCGGGCTCACCGGCGGCGCCTACCGCTACCTGCTGTTCAAGCTGTCGCTGCGGATCGACAGCGAGCTGCGGATGATCATCCAGCGCCACCTCGGCCGGCTGTCCTTCTCGTTCTACGACCGCAGCAGCTCCGGCGACATCATCTCCCGCGCCAACACCGACATCCGGTCCATCCAGATCCTGTTCGCCTTCGCCCCGATGCTGGGCATGGCGGTGCTGACGTTCTTCCTGGCCTTCGGCCTCATGCTCTGGATCCACGTGCCGCTCACGTTCGTGGCGCTCGCCACGCTGCCGGTGGCCACGCTGGTGGGGAACCGGTTCCGGAACAGGTTCCTGCCGCTGTCGTGGATCATCCAGGGTCGCAGCGCCGAGGTTGCGGCGGTGGTGGACGAGAACGTAAACGGCACCCGGGTCGTGAAGTCCTTCGCCGCCGAGCGGGCCGAGATCGCCAAACTGGCCCGGGCCGCCCGGCGGCTGCAGTGGGCCTCGGCCACGAGCGTGGACATCCGGGCCCGCTACAACCCGGTGCTGGAGGCGCTGCCGCGGATCGCCATGGGGCTGGTGCTGCTGTACGGCGGCTGGCTGGCGATCGACGGCCGGGTCTCGATCGGCACGCTGTTCGCCTTCGGCGCCTACATCATCATGCTGCAGTTGCCGTTCCGGATGTTCGGCTTCATCGTCATGCAGAGCCAGCGGGCGGCGGCCTCGGCGGAGCGGATCTTCCAGGTGCTGGACACCCCGCCGGAGATCATCTCGGCGCCCGGCGCGCGGGCCCTCGAGCGCGCCGAGGGCCGCCTGGAATTCGACGACGTGACCTTCGCCTACGGGCGGGGGGAGGGCCGCTCGGCGGTGCCGGTGCTGGACGGCTTCAGCGTGCGGATCCACCCGGGCGAGACGGTGGCGCTGGTCGGCCCGACCGGCGGCGGCAAGTCGACGGTGGCGCGCCTCGCCGCCCGCTTCTACGACGCCGGCGGCGGGACGGTGCGCCTCGACGGCCACGACGTGCGCGACCTGGACCTGGAGTCGCTGCGCCGCAACGTGGTGGTGGCTTTCGACGAGCCGTTCCTGTTCTCGGTCAGCCTGCGGGACAACATCGCCTTCGGCCGCCCCGACGCCCCGCTCGACGAGGTGATCAGCGCCGCACAGGTCGCGCAGATCCACGACACCGTGGCGAGCCTGCCGGAGGGCTACGACACGATCGTCGGCGAGCGGGGCTACACCCTGTCGGGTGGGCAGCGCCAGCGGATCGCCCTCGCCCGGGCGCTGCTGCTGGAGCCCGGCGTGCTGATCCTCGACGACGCGCTGAGCGCCGTGGACATGGGGGTGGAGGCGGCCATCGGGGCCGCGCTGGCTCACCGGCGCGCCGGCGGCGCCACGCTGCTGATCGCCCACCGGCTGTCGACGATCAGCCTGGCCGACCGGGTCGTGTTCACCGAGGGCGGACGGGTCGTCGCCACCGGAACGCACGCCGAGTTGATGGCCACGCAGACGAGCTACGTGCAGGTCCTGGCGGACGCCGAGGCCCGCGAGGCCGAGAGCCGTGAGGCTGAGACCCACGCAGCCGGGAGCCGGCGCCGCGGGGACATGGACTTGGCCGCCGGCGGTCTGAGCATCATCGAGGGGCCGGCGCCGTGAGCTTCATGGGAGGCTCGTATGTGGCCGGGCCGCAGGGCCCGTCCTCGTCGCAGGCCAACGCCGCCGCCGGCCTGCCGTTCGCGGGTATCCCCGACGAGATGATCGACCGGGCGGCGGACATCCTGGACGCCGAACCCACCCATCCCGAGCCGGACGTGGACTTCGCGCACCGCCCGCCGGCGGCCGCGCCGCTGTCGCTGCGCGCGCTGCTGCGTCCCCACTGGCGGCGCGTGCTGCTGGTGGTGGCTCTCGTGGTCGTGGAGGCCGCCGCCACCCAGGCGGGGCCGCTGCTGACCCAGATCGGCATCGACGACGGCGTGGCGCCGCGCCGCTTCGGCGTCCTGGGAATCGTGGTGGCGGTCTACTTCGCCACGGTGGCGGTCCACGTGGTCGCGGGCCGCTTCCGCACCGCCCTCGGGGGGCGTCTCGGCGAGCGCCTCATGTACGGCCTGCGGGTGCGCGTGTTCAGCCATTTCCAGCGGATGTCGCTGAGCTTCTACACCTCCGAGAAGGCGGGCGTGCTGATGTCCCGCATGACCAGCGACATCGAGATGCTCACGATGCTGCTGCAGGAAGGGCTCGTGATGATGGTCGTGCAGGGGTTGACCCTGGCGGTCATCACCGGCGTCCTGTTCTACCTGCACGTCCCCCTGGCGGCGCTGACGGTGGGCGTCGTGGTGCCGGTCACGCTGCTGCTGTCGCTGTGGTTCCGGCGCGCCTCGGAGTCGGGCTACAACCGGGTGCGGGACCGGATCGCCATCGTCCTGGCCGACCTTTCGGAGAACCTGGCCGGCATCCGCACCATCACCGCCTACAACCGCCGGCGCCGCAACATCGCCCAGCACCAGGTCGTGGTGACCGACCACGAGGACGCCAACGTCTACACGTCCAAGGTGTCGTCGCTGTACGGCTCCGCGGCCGAGGGCGTCGGCATCATCGGCCAGGCGGTCGTGCTGGGCGTGGGCGGCTGGCTGGTGGTCGACGGCCGGCTCACGCTGGGCGCCCTCACCGCCTTCGCCCTCTACCTGACGGCGTTCTTCGCCCCCATCGGCCAGCTGGTGGTGCTCTACAACGCCTACCAGCAGGGCCAGTCCGCCACCGCCAAGCTGCGGGAGCTGCTCGCCCGCGAGCCCGACGTGACCGAGGCGCCCGACGCCGTACCGCTGGGCCCGATCGAGGGCCGGATCACCTTCGAGGGGGTGTCGTTCTCCTACGGCGGCGGCGAGTCGGTGCTGCGGGACGTCGACCTCGACATCCCCGCGGGCGGGAGCCTCTCCATCGTCGGGGCCACCGGGGCCGGCAAGTCCACGATCGCCAAGCTGGCGGTGCGGTTCTACGACCCCGACGAGGGCACGGTGCGCATCGACGGCGCCGACCTGCGCACCGTGCAGCTCGAATCGCTGCGCCGGCAGTTCGGCGTGGTGCCCCAGGAGCCGTTCCTGTTCAACGGCACCATCGGGGACAACATCCGCTTCGCCCGCTCCGACGCCGGCGACACCGAGGTGGCCGAGGCCTGCCGGGTGGTGGGCCTGGAGGCGTTCGTGGCGTCGCTCCCCGACGGCCTGGACACGCCCTGCCACGAGCGCGGCGCCTCCCTGTCGGCGGGCGAGCGCCAGCTGCTGGCCCTGGCCCGCGCCTTCCTGGCGCGACCGCGCGTGCTCATCCTCGACGAGGCCACCTCCAACCTGGACCTGCGCTCGGAAGCCCAGGTGGAGCGGGCACTGGACGCCCTGCTGGAGGGGCGCACCGCCGTGATCGTGGCGCACCGCCTGGCCACGGCCATGCGCGCCGACCGGATCGCCGTGGTGGACAATGGGCGGATCGCCGAGATCGGAAGCCACGACGAGCTCGTCGCCGCCGGCGGCCTGTACGCTGCCATGTACGCCGCCTGGGAGGCCCACGCCGCCGGCAACGGAGCGGCGCCGACAGCCCCGGGAAGCGGCGCCGCGCCGCGAGGCGACCCCCGA
It encodes:
- a CDS encoding hemolysin family protein, with protein sequence MTVLALLVAVVLLAGNAFFTAVEFALVAASRSRLEVLAESGNRRARVAVRAMGDLGMQLAGAQLGLTMTALGLGYVVEPAVARLLDGVLGGFGHGVSVAVAIAIVVFAHVLIGEMVPKNAALCNPDGLAMWLAPVHRLFVGAFRPVIRALEWLVAVLSRLCGVVPVDRTSSARTPAELSELLAESRTGGLLTEFEHTLLASALELGERPVASIMVPRERICAIPRAASVAEAEATVVASGHSRLLLGDPDRPEGFVHAKDLLTVPPERWSQAVPAVCVRRALMVRRDLPLEDLLRLMRRHRVHVALVREGTVTVGLVTLEDVLESLVGDIRDESDVL
- a CDS encoding peptidoglycan DD-metalloendopeptidase family protein; its protein translation is MSASRLNVVRRKVLWALPVVLVLVMSSASGAQSELDQVRATVSALQDEIDEYLDQMIATQARADAAGARYWEADLALYELNVEIVELSQRVAGIDAEVAALRQQMIEIAVQRYIDSTTPPSILAGDDINRQAAVDALARFVSEGSLDIIDDYRRARDDLDQAQALLAERARHQQELISQAAAAAAEVQAELNAIGSVYLEIAPRLYEQDRLLDALEGEERRRLAEELRRRQAEEARRLEAARAAAAAAAAAEVARQEAARVAGEEVARAAAAAPDAPQAEPGAGAIPPVRPGEPGDAAAPVAGLPVLAAASGWVCPLAGPFSHFDDFGDPRHYGGWHKGNDLIAPTGTPVLAVESGRVEHRANRIGGNSAYLFADSGNYYYNTHLSAYENVGVGWVPAGAVIGYVGDSGNAAGLPHLHFEYHLGGRGNHINPYPIVHEACF
- a CDS encoding hemolysin family protein: MAPDATADPPAPRADGPPPIDCRAIRVALGLLAVVALIGANAFFVAAEFSAVSVSRGPLTEAARGARRARRRSAQSLLRVTERLTFHLSAAQLGITVMSLLLGWVAEPLIAELLLGAFGAVLSESSAHAVAVAVALALATVVHLVAGEQLPKMLAISRPLPVGLLCARPLRLYGYLTWPFVTLFNGTADRIVRLAGLEPIGELRSVRTLRELEHVIRSAGSSGELDPEDVTLLTRSIRFGAKTAADALVPRVEVITVGATDTMADLVDATVTSGHSRFPVADADLDDVRGVVHVKAVHRVPPAERHTITVEEMMVDVWAVPESADLRSLLSEMSRRRQSLAVVVDEHGGTAGIITAEDITEEIVGEIDDEHDPVAELTPPAPPGEWLLAGDLRADGIEEACGLRTPDGPYETLAGFVLYRLGRIPVVGDSFSWEGWRFEVAEMVRRRIVTVRVAETGRRRP
- a CDS encoding ABC transporter ATP-binding protein, with product MGGSYVAGPQGPSSSQANAAAGLPFAGIPDEMIDRAADILDAEPTHPEPDVDFAHRPPAAAPLSLRALLRPHWRRVLLVVALVVVEAAATQAGPLLTQIGIDDGVAPRRFGVLGIVVAVYFATVAVHVVAGRFRTALGGRLGERLMYGLRVRVFSHFQRMSLSFYTSEKAGVLMSRMTSDIEMLTMLLQEGLVMMVVQGLTLAVITGVLFYLHVPLAALTVGVVVPVTLLLSLWFRRASESGYNRVRDRIAIVLADLSENLAGIRTITAYNRRRRNIAQHQVVVTDHEDANVYTSKVSSLYGSAAEGVGIIGQAVVLGVGGWLVVDGRLTLGALTAFALYLTAFFAPIGQLVVLYNAYQQGQSATAKLRELLAREPDVTEAPDAVPLGPIEGRITFEGVSFSYGGGESVLRDVDLDIPAGGSLSIVGATGAGKSTIAKLAVRFYDPDEGTVRIDGADLRTVQLESLRRQFGVVPQEPFLFNGTIGDNIRFARSDAGDTEVAEACRVVGLEAFVASLPDGLDTPCHERGASLSAGERQLLALARAFLARPRVLILDEATSNLDLRSEAQVERALDALLEGRTAVIVAHRLATAMRADRIAVVDNGRIAEIGSHDELVAAGGLYAAMYAAWEAHAAGNGAAPTAPGSGAAPRGDPR
- a CDS encoding ABC transporter ATP-binding protein encodes the protein MSATTARSPSATLIARQSIGGGPSARGAGGSAVASGAITAAVDIDPDTSKGWLRRLWPIVSAHRSLLAFGAACGIVALVTQVAVPAVAREAIDAAGDGFGDRLRTLCILLGALAVARGLTGGAYRYLLFKLSLRIDSELRMIIQRHLGRLSFSFYDRSSSGDIISRANTDIRSIQILFAFAPMLGMAVLTFFLAFGLMLWIHVPLTFVALATLPVATLVGNRFRNRFLPLSWIIQGRSAEVAAVVDENVNGTRVVKSFAAERAEIAKLARAARRLQWASATSVDIRARYNPVLEALPRIAMGLVLLYGGWLAIDGRVSIGTLFAFGAYIIMLQLPFRMFGFIVMQSQRAAASAERIFQVLDTPPEIISAPGARALERAEGRLEFDDVTFAYGRGEGRSAVPVLDGFSVRIHPGETVALVGPTGGGKSTVARLAARFYDAGGGTVRLDGHDVRDLDLESLRRNVVVAFDEPFLFSVSLRDNIAFGRPDAPLDEVISAAQVAQIHDTVASLPEGYDTIVGERGYTLSGGQRQRIALARALLLEPGVLILDDALSAVDMGVEAAIGAALAHRRAGGATLLIAHRLSTISLADRVVFTEGGRVVATGTHAELMATQTSYVQVLADAEAREAESREAETHAAGSRRRGDMDLAAGGLSIIEGPAP